In Musa acuminata AAA Group cultivar baxijiao chromosome BXJ2-3, Cavendish_Baxijiao_AAA, whole genome shotgun sequence, the following proteins share a genomic window:
- the LOC135606757 gene encoding probable trehalose-phosphate phosphatase 6 isoform X2 — translation MMRKQSVIVPEELAVTTVMAVVADPAAHRSALLPPRSSALGVRCARYKRFLSQLDMGSGGGGGARISAWVDSMRASSPTHVKAAAMLSASFAASHDEDYNNRVKQHPSALSVFEDIVAASKGKQIVVFLDYDGTLSPIVDDPDRAFISNAMKETVRDVARHFPTAIVSGRRRDKVFSFVRLRELYYAGSHGMDIKGPTKRTKHTKAKTKAVLFQPATEFLPMIDEVYKALMEKTKLIQGSRVENNIFTLSVHFRCVDEKIWSSLAELVRSVLKDYPKLRLTMGRKVLEIRPSIKWDKGKALEFMLESLGLADSGDVFPVYIGDDRTDEDAFKVLHGRRQGLGILVSEVIRETSARCSLRQPAEVQKFLRRLVEWKRSASLPRRTEARKK, via the exons ATGATGAGGAAGCAGAGTGTGATAGTGCCGGAAGAGTTAGCAGTCACGACGGTGATGGCAGTAGTGGCGGACCCAGCAGCACATCGCTCCGCCTTGCTGCCGCCTCGCTCCTCCGCGCTCGGCGTTCGTTGCGCCAGGTACAAGAGGTTCCTGAGCCAGCTCGACATGGGCAGCGGCGGCGGGGGTGGCGCGAGGATCAGTGCGTGGGTCGACTCCATGCGGGCATCCTCTCCTACTCATGTCAAGGCGGCCGCCATGCTCTCGGCCTCCTTCGCCGCCTCCCACGACGAAGACTACAACAACAGGGTG AAACAGCATCCTTCGGCGTTGAGCGTCTTCGAAGACATCGTCGCAGCATCGAAGGGGAAGCAGATCGTGGTGTTCCTCGACTACGACGGGACACTGTCTCCGATCGTGGACGACCCCGACCGTGCCTTCATATCCAACGCA ATGAAGGAGACGGTAAGGGACGTAGCAAGGCATTTCCCAACTGCGATTGTGAGTGGAAGACGCAGAGACAAG GTGTTCAGCTTCGTACGATTAAGGGAGCTGTACTATGCTGGAAGCCACGGCATGGACATCAAAGGCCCGACTAAGAGAACCAAACATACAAAAGCCaag ACGAAAGCTGTTCTGTTTCAGCCAGCCACTGAGTTCCTCCCCATGATAGATGAG GTCTACAAGGCATTAATGGAGAAAACAAAGCTCATCCAGGGATCCAGAGTAGAGAACAACATATTCACCTTATCGGTTCACTTTCGATGTGTCGATGAAAAG ATATGGAGCTCATTAGCTGAGCTTGTAAGGTCAGTGCTCAAGGACTATCCCAAGCTCCGCCTCACCATGGGAAGGAag GTGTTGGAGATCCGGCCTAGTATCAAGTGGGACAAGGGGAAGGCTCTCGAGTTCATGTTGGAGTCTCTTG GATTGGCAGACTCTGGCGATGTGTTCCCTGTGTACATAGGAGATGATCGCACCGATGAAGATGCCTTCAAG GTTTTGCATGGTAGAAGGCAGGGTTTGGGAATACTTGTATCGGAGGTCATCAGGGAAACAAGTGCACGTTGCTCTCTCAGGCAACCTGCGGAG GTTCAGAAGTTCTTGCGTCGACTCGTGGAGTGGAAGCGAAGCGCCTCCCTTCCTCGAAGAACTGAAGCAAGGAAGAAGTGA
- the LOC103977190 gene encoding ethylene-responsive transcription factor RAP2-4, giving the protein MAAAMDVYSSMPVSSSSDPLMEALDPFIKGAPTSCYPSSSSFASSESFCYPSSSPVSPFSPYLHQDPSFDPSLLSESSYEMPPQHLLNQKDDFLGCLSSVGFSYLFPAHIQQIRAQFQYQQQLMAAASERRNLGNADPLAARRRPMKRAGSPPSPPKPTKLFRGVRQRHWGKWVAEIRLPRNRTRLWLGTFDTAEEAALAYDRAAFELRGDAARLNFPELRRNGSHMGPPLHSSVDAKLQTIYDTMANSQKPKSALPGSATTEEPGTSSEDNKSESSSSLEEDEPSSGSSAVSAMQHLDFSEAPWDESESFVLRKYPSWEIDWDSILSSD; this is encoded by the coding sequence ATGGCTGCAGCCATGGATGTTTACAGCAGCATGCCAGTTTCCTCATCATCAGATCCTCTGATGGAAGCACTTGACCCTTTTATTAAAGGTGCTCCCACCTCCTGTTACCCCTCTTCCTCAAGCTTTGCCTCCTCTGAGTCTTTCTGTTATCCTTCTTCTTCCCCTGTTTCTCCTTTCTCCCCTTATCTTCACCAAGATCCCAGTTTTGATCCCTCCTTGCTCTCAGAATCCAGTTACGAAATGCCTCCGCAACATTTGTTGAATCAGAAAGATGACTTCTTGGGCTGCTTGAGCTCGGTTGGATTCAGTTATCTCTTCCCTGCTCATATCCAGCAAATCCGAGCTCAATTCCAATACCAACAGCAGCTTATGGCAGCAGCCTCCGAGCGCCGGAACCTGGGTAACGCAGATCCGCTTGCTGCCCGGCGTCGGCCCATGAAGCGCGCCGGGTCGCCACCCTCGCCTCCGAAGCCCACGAAGCTCTTCCGCGGTGTCCGGCAGCGGCACTGGGGTAAATGGGTCGCGGAAATCCGTCTTCCCCGCAACCGCACCCGCCTCTGGCTCGGGACCTTCGATACCGCGGAGGAGGCCGCCCTGGCCTACGACAGGGCCGCGTTCGAGCTCCGGGGCGACGCCGCGAGGCTCAACTTCCCGGAACTGCGCCGTAACGGGTCTCACATGGGACCGCCGCTGCACTCCTCCGTGGACGCCAAGCTCCAGACCATCTACGACACCATGGCGAACTCACAGAAGCCAAAGAGTGCTCTTCCCGGTTCAGCGACGACAGAGGAGCCCGGCACGAGTTCGGAGGATAACAAGTCGGAGAGCTcctcctcgttggaggaggacgaGCCATCCTCGGGATCGTCCGCTGTGTCCGCGATGCAGCACTTGGACTTCTCCGAGGCGCCATGGGACGAATCAGAGAGCTTCGTGTTGCGGAAGTACCCATCCTGGGAGATCGACTGGGACTCCATTCTCTCCTCAGATTAG
- the LOC135606758 gene encoding protein SOSEKI 2-like: MEGGGGRGRRGGSSREASPDRARLSYSQQQQQQQQRLVTPPRKVQVIYYLSRNGQLEHPHFIELPHLPNQQLRLRDVMERLTAYRGRGMPSLFSWSCKRSYKNGYVWNDLAENDVIYATDGVEYVLKGSEIIPGAYERFQHTAASSEQPKPLPICHRLHLEVGEDDGEEDEEEEEVRGGTRTAGDETRTSRPRYSHRSRGVSTDEIERVEHRTATRAHQPARTELSLDDASPPSSTSSDKPPTHGPGGGSADGDSRRFEKPEETPEPGLTRNSVLIQLITCGSAALKVRSSPGGGTTKAADSKLHHGVVSRLASRADEDAELRRILENPRFCHPLVEDKEYFSGSIAEGSRPPPEPCLEKSSSFREERSSKLGIGGRLEVEEGREGAAKGKCIPGRRKSSGKQQ; the protein is encoded by the exons ATGGAGGGCGGCggtggaagagggaggaggggagGAAGCAGCAGGGAAGCCAGCCCAGACCGAGCCAGGCTGAGCTactcacagcagcagcagcagcagcagcagaggctCGTGACGCCACCGAGGAAGGTTCAGGTCATCTACTATCTCAGCAGAAATGGCCAGTTGGAGCACCCTCACTTCATTGAGCTCCCTCACCTCCCCAACCAACAGCTTCGTCTCAGAG ATGTAATGGAGAGACTGACTGCTTACAGAGGCAGAGGCATGCCTTCTCTCTTCTCCTGGTCCTGCAAGAG GAGCTACAAGAATGGGTACGTGTGGAACGACTTGGCCGAGAACGACGTTATCTACGCCACCGACGGCGTCGAGTACGTGCTCAAAGGCTCTGAGATCATCCCCGGCGCTTACG AGCGTTTCCAGCACACTGCAGCAAGCAGCGAGCAGCCGAAACCACTACCCATCTGCCACAGACTCCATTTGGAAGTAGGAGAAGATGAtggagaggaggacgaggaggaagaggaggtgagaGGCGGTACGCGCACGGCGGGGGACGAGACTAGAACGAGTCGTCCGCGTTACTCTCATCGCTCACGCGGCGTTTCGACGGACGAGATTGAGCGAGTCGAGCACCGGACCGCGACTCGGGCCCACCAGCCCGCGCGCACCGAGTTGTCGCTCGACGACGCCTCCCCGCCGTCCTCCACGTCCTCGGACAAGCCCCCCACCCACGGCCCTGGAGGCGGCAGCGCCGACGGCGACTCCCGGCGATTCGAGAAGCCCGAAGAGACTCCCGAACCGGGCCTGACTCGGAACTCGGTCCTGATCCAACTCATCACCTGCGGGTCGGCGGCGTTGAAGGTAAGAAGCAGCCCCGGCGGAGGGACGACGAAGGCTGCCGACTCCAAGCTCCACCACGGGGTGGTGAGTCGACTAGCTAGTCGTGCGGACGAGGACGCCGAGCTGCGGCGCATCTTGGAGAACCCCCGGTTCTGCCACCCACTGGTGGAGGACAAGGAGTACTTCAGTGGGAGCATCGCGGAAGGAAGCAGGCCGCCACCCGAGCCTTGTCTCGAGAAATCCTCCTCCTTCAGAGAAGAAAG GAGCTCAAAGCTTGGGATCGGAGGGAGGTTGGAGGTTGAAGAAGGCAGGGAAGGGGCTGCGAAAGGGAAGTGCATCCCTGGCAGAAGGAAATCCTCTGGTAAGCAGCAGTGA
- the LOC135606757 gene encoding probable trehalose-phosphate phosphatase 6 isoform X1, translating to MMRKQSVIVPEELAVTTVMAVVADPAAHRSALLPPRSSALGVRCARYKRFLSQLDMGSGGGGGARISAWVDSMRASSPTHVKAAAMLSASFAASHDEDYNNRVKQHPSALSVFEDIVAASKGKQIVVFLDYDGTLSPIVDDPDRAFISNAMKETVRDVARHFPTAIVSGRRRDKVFSFVRLRELYYAGSHGMDIKGPTKRTKHTKAKTKAVLFQPATEFLPMIDEVYKALMEKTKLIQGSRVENNIFTLSVHFRCVDEKIWSSLAELVRSVLKDYPKLRLTMGRKVLEIRPSIKWDKGKALEFMLESLGLADSGDVFPVYIGDDRTDEDAFKVLHGRRQGLGILVSEVIRETSARCSLRQPAEVSIGSMSAQAFLPWMLGLLADTIYRFRSSCVDSWSGSEAPPFLEELKQGRSEMRLKPSTP from the exons ATGATGAGGAAGCAGAGTGTGATAGTGCCGGAAGAGTTAGCAGTCACGACGGTGATGGCAGTAGTGGCGGACCCAGCAGCACATCGCTCCGCCTTGCTGCCGCCTCGCTCCTCCGCGCTCGGCGTTCGTTGCGCCAGGTACAAGAGGTTCCTGAGCCAGCTCGACATGGGCAGCGGCGGCGGGGGTGGCGCGAGGATCAGTGCGTGGGTCGACTCCATGCGGGCATCCTCTCCTACTCATGTCAAGGCGGCCGCCATGCTCTCGGCCTCCTTCGCCGCCTCCCACGACGAAGACTACAACAACAGGGTG AAACAGCATCCTTCGGCGTTGAGCGTCTTCGAAGACATCGTCGCAGCATCGAAGGGGAAGCAGATCGTGGTGTTCCTCGACTACGACGGGACACTGTCTCCGATCGTGGACGACCCCGACCGTGCCTTCATATCCAACGCA ATGAAGGAGACGGTAAGGGACGTAGCAAGGCATTTCCCAACTGCGATTGTGAGTGGAAGACGCAGAGACAAG GTGTTCAGCTTCGTACGATTAAGGGAGCTGTACTATGCTGGAAGCCACGGCATGGACATCAAAGGCCCGACTAAGAGAACCAAACATACAAAAGCCaag ACGAAAGCTGTTCTGTTTCAGCCAGCCACTGAGTTCCTCCCCATGATAGATGAG GTCTACAAGGCATTAATGGAGAAAACAAAGCTCATCCAGGGATCCAGAGTAGAGAACAACATATTCACCTTATCGGTTCACTTTCGATGTGTCGATGAAAAG ATATGGAGCTCATTAGCTGAGCTTGTAAGGTCAGTGCTCAAGGACTATCCCAAGCTCCGCCTCACCATGGGAAGGAag GTGTTGGAGATCCGGCCTAGTATCAAGTGGGACAAGGGGAAGGCTCTCGAGTTCATGTTGGAGTCTCTTG GATTGGCAGACTCTGGCGATGTGTTCCCTGTGTACATAGGAGATGATCGCACCGATGAAGATGCCTTCAAG GTTTTGCATGGTAGAAGGCAGGGTTTGGGAATACTTGTATCGGAGGTCATCAGGGAAACAAGTGCACGTTGCTCTCTCAGGCAACCTGCGGAGGTGAGCATTGGCTCCATGTCTGCACAAGCTTTTCTGCCATGGATGCTGGGATTGCTAGCTGACACCATTTACAGGTTCAGAAGTTCTTGCGTCGACTCGTGGAGTGGAAGCGAAGCGCCTCCCTTCCTCGAAGAACTGAAGCAAGGAAGAAGTGAGATGAGACTGAAGCCCTCTACCCCATGA